CCTTGGAATTAAAGGGTTTTTCCCCCTAACACGGGCATGCTATGATGACAACAGGAGTTTTATGAGCGGCCCTTTCGGACTTAAGTTGTCGATACTTCTGGCTTTTCTTCTTTGCACGACCCTCCCGGCCCAAGCCCAGGATCAGGTCGATGATTTCGCATTCTATAAGAAATACGGGCACACCAGCAAAGTCTGGGATGAGTCGGTCCAGCAGGGCTTCGCGGCTTACGACCAGCAAAATTGCGACCAGGCTCTCACCCACCTCAAGCAGGCGGTCGCCGGCCAGTGCCAGGACGCCCTGGTCTATTTCAAGCTCGCGGTCTGCTCCGAAGTCGCCGGCTCGCCCTACACCGCCCTCCAGTATTACCAATTGGCCGAAGAGAAGCTGAATCAGATGCAGGTCCTGCATCGCTATCAGAAAGACATTTACGAAGCCTATGGACGAGCCCTCTTCCAGGGGAAAAAATTCGACGAGGCTTTCAATTATTTGACCAAGGCCGCCGCCGTTGGGACGCCGAGCTTCGGGCTGTACTATATGGTGGGATTTCTCCACGCCAAGAAGAACGACCCTAAAGCCGCGCTGGAATTTTTCGAAAAGTCCTTGGCACAGGACACGAGCAAAGCGCCACCCCAGCTCTTGGGCATGATTTACCGCGAGGTGGCCAAATCTTATCTCCAGAACAAAGTCTACGACCGGGCTGAAGAGCTAGTGAACAAGGCCTTGGCTCTCAACGCCTCCGATGGCGAAGCTCAGCAAATGAAGAATCAATTGGCGACCTTGCGCCAGCAGCAGTCGATGGTCCAGATGATTCAGAACATCGAAGTGAATCGAAGCGGCGAAAAGACCGGGGTGGGTCCGGTTTCAAAGCCACCGCCGCCGGCCGCGGCTCAATTGCCTCCGCTGGAAGGCGCCAAGGACCCCACGCCGCCGCTCGGTGGAACCTCTTCGGCTCCGCCGCCGGCACCACCGCCCGCGGGCGGTGGAACCACCGGCAGCCCCGGCACTCTCCAACCGTTGCCGCCCTTGCCTAAGTAGGGGCACCCCTTGCGGGTGCCCAATCCACCCAAGGCCTCTTGCCACGCGGGCGGGGGCAAGCCCCACCCCTAGCGCCCGTCACGGCGTCCGGCCCGAAGGCCCGCTGAGACTGACCGAAGTGCTGCCATCGTCGGCCGAGCCGCCGCCCCCACTCATCAGCAAAACCCCGGCGGTGCCGCCGGCCACCGCCACTCCGACCGCCCCCCAAAGCCAGGGGCTCTTATACCAGGCTCGTTTCTTCTTCTTGCCGATCACGATGACGTCGCTGTCGGCATATTTCTTGGGATCCTTGGCCAAATCGAGCCGCGAGGCTTCGGCGAGCTGCTTGGCGATGACTTGGGAGGCCGGCCGGGTGTCCTTCGGCAGGTCGAGGACCTCGACCGACTGGAGCTTATGCGAGGCCCGGTAAGGGGTGTCGATCATCCGAGCCGAGATTTTGTGGTTCCACCCCACTTCCTCCAGGCTAACCAGCACGACCTTGTCGACGCCGGCCTGCTTGCCTAGGGCCGAGCCCAGGCGCACCTGCTCGTTGACGTCCTTGAGATCGCCGACCGCTAAGCCCGATTGGCTCGAAGAAGTCCCGCCCAGCTTCTCCAAATCGATTTTTTGCCGGAGACCTTGGGCCGGCACCTGCAGCTTCATCGCCACCGGCTTGTAGCCCGGCGCCTTGACTAAGAGAAAATGTTCGCCCTCGGCGAAACGCTCGAGCTTGGCCGGCGTCACGCCCTTGGCATCGCCGTTCAAAATGACTTCGGCCTTGTCGGGCGAGGAAAGGACCTCCAAGGCCGCCGGCTTGGATTTCCGCAAAAACTCCTCGCGGGCCTTTTGGAAAGCCGCCACCGATTTGGGCGGATAATCGCGCTCGGTGATCACCCGATCGGGGTCGAGCCGCGCCGCCTCCCGAAACGCCTCGTGGGCCTTGCGCAGGTCGTTCTTCCCGGCCTCGACGTTGCCGAGCATGAGATAAGCGTCGACCAAAGCAAAGCCTTCGGTCAGGGAGCCGCTGGACGAGCGATATCCGTCGATGGTGTTTTCGAGGAGGTTCACGGCTTCCTTGAATTGGAAGTTGCGATAGAACTCCTTGGCCTGATCCAAGTAGCGATTGAGATTTCCCGACCCGCTCCCCTCGGCCGCCAAATTAGGAGCATTCCGAAGCAGGCCGGCGGTGGTCGAGGAATCGACGACGCTCAAGCCCGCTTGGCGGCCGAGCTCGTCGCGCAGCGTGGCGCTCACCTTTTCGACGGCCTCGGCCTGGGAGCCCGGCCCCAACAAGGGCACGACTAGAATTTTCTTGGAAGCCGAAGGCAAGGGCGCGGTGGCCGATGCGGCGAAGGATGACAACGGAAACGAAATACCCGAAATTTGGGAAATAAGAAAAGCCGCGAGTAGGCGACGAGACAAAGCTTGGGCAAGCATGGAACCTCCTGGCTTCAACCCCGACATCAGGCTTACCCGGATGTGCTTCCGCCGCGAGCCGGAAAAAACACGTGGCCTTGCTGTAATTCAGGCCTTCCGGCCGGTCAATGCAAAAACCGGTGGCGGCCGCCCAAAAATGCCGTTAGGGAAGCTTCATGCCCCGCCCTCGGATCAAGCAGATCGCGGTCATCGGAGATCCGGTCTCCCACTCCCTTTCGCCCGCCATGCAAAACGCGGCGATCGCCCGCCTCGAGCTGCCCTATCGTTACCGGGCGATCCGGGTGAGGCCGGGCGAGCTTCCGGCCTTCCTCAAGGGCAAGGCGACTCGGCTCGAGGGTTTCAACGTCACGGTGCCCCACAAGGAAGCCATCGTCCCGCTGCTCGATCGCTTGGCCTATGAGGCCGAGCTGATCGGCGCCGTCAACACGGTGCTGCGCCGCGAGGGCAAATGGCTCGGCTTCAACACCGACGGCGCCGGCTACCTGATGAGCCTCCAAGCCGACGCCAAATTCAGCGTTCGAGGCAAGCGGGTGGTCCTGCTCGGAGCCGGCGGCGCCGCCCGAGGCATTGCCGTCGCCCTGGTGCTGGCCAAGGCCCGCCATGTGGTCGTCGCCAACCGGACCTTGGCCCGGGCCGAAGGCCTGGTCCAAGACCTCGGTTTCCGCCTCGGCAAGGCCAGCCTTTCGGCTTCGCCGCTCGAGGGCAAAGGCTTCGAAAGGGAGCTGGGGCGTGCGGATCTTCTCGTCAACACCACCCGGGTCGGATTGGGCGGCAGCTCCTTCGAAAGCTTCCCCTGGAAGAAACTGAAGAAAGGCGCCCTGGTCAGTGACATCGTCTACATTCCCCGCCATACTCCATTCCTGAAGGCCGCCAAGAAAATGAAGCATCCGATCCACACCGGCGAAGGCATGCTGGTTTTCCAAGGCGCCTTGGCCCTCGAAATTTGGACCGGCGCCAAGCCCGATCCCAAATTAATGCGGCGCGCCATCCTAAAAAATTTGCGTTAACGAAATTTCGGGCTTGGCCCTCGGCCTTCCCGCCTTTACCATTGTTCGAGCACAAGCACTCCTGGGGGCATCCAAGGTATAGGGGGAATCTTTATGCGCCGACGCGTTTGGGCGACCGCTACCTTAGCGGTTTTTTTCGTCTGGGCACACCACTCACCGGCACACAGCGCCACAATCCAAGTCATTTTCTCCGGCGACAACGCCATCGACGGCGCCGACGGGACCTGCTCCCTCGCCGAAGCCATCATTTCGGCGAACGAGGACGACAACACCGCCGAGCCGACTTGCACCGCCGGCAGCGGAGCCGACTTGATCGAGCTGATCGACGGCACCACCGGCGTGGACTCCGCTTGCTCGAGCTGCGGCGAGGGCTTGGCCTTTCCCACCATCAGCACCGAAATCACGATCCGCGGCAGCAATGCCTTCGGAAAGTCGACGATCCAACGGGCCTTCGACGGCGAGGAAGTGCACTTTTTCTTCGTCAACGCCGACGGCGACTTGACCGTCGAAAACTTGCATTTCCAAGGGGGGAAACGGACCGATGAAAGAGGCGGAGCCATTATGGCCTTCGGCCCCCTCACGGTCCGCGACAGCCTCTTCACCGAAAATCAAGGCGCCTTCCTCGGCGGCGGCGCCTTGAGTGGGCTCGAAGAGACTGTGGTCGAGAACTGTGTCTTCGAAGGCAACTCGGCGATCGATGTGCCGGCGGCCGACGGCGGCGCCATCCTGGCCCAGGGCCCCTTGACGGTCCGCAACAGCCAGTTCATCAATAACCGCTCCTTTGATGGCGAAAGCACCCAAGGCCATGGCGGCGCCATCGCCAACCAGCAATTCGATCCGATCGAAATCGAATCGTCCTACTTCACCGGTAACCATGCCACTAACGGCGGCGCCATCGCGGTCATCGGACCGGCTACCCTCACCGTCAGCGACTCGAACTTTAACCGCAACATCGCCGGCGAGCTCGGCGGAGCCATTTATAACGAGTCCGAAGAGGACAACCGGGTCACCCGCTCTTTTTTCGACGACAACGAAGCGGTCAACGGCGGCGCCATTCATAACGCCGACTCGGCGATATTGACCGCCAA
The sequence above is a segment of the bacterium genome. Coding sequences within it:
- a CDS encoding tetratricopeptide repeat protein, giving the protein MSGPFGLKLSILLAFLLCTTLPAQAQDQVDDFAFYKKYGHTSKVWDESVQQGFAAYDQQNCDQALTHLKQAVAGQCQDALVYFKLAVCSEVAGSPYTALQYYQLAEEKLNQMQVLHRYQKDIYEAYGRALFQGKKFDEAFNYLTKAAAVGTPSFGLYYMVGFLHAKKNDPKAALEFFEKSLAQDTSKAPPQLLGMIYREVAKSYLQNKVYDRAEELVNKALALNASDGEAQQMKNQLATLRQQQSMVQMIQNIEVNRSGEKTGVGPVSKPPPPAAAQLPPLEGAKDPTPPLGGTSSAPPPAPPPAGGGTTGSPGTLQPLPPLPK
- a CDS encoding PEGA domain-containing protein, which translates into the protein MLAQALSRRLLAAFLISQISGISFPLSSFAASATAPLPSASKKILVVPLLGPGSQAEAVEKVSATLRDELGRQAGLSVVDSSTTAGLLRNAPNLAAEGSGSGNLNRYLDQAKEFYRNFQFKEAVNLLENTIDGYRSSSGSLTEGFALVDAYLMLGNVEAGKNDLRKAHEAFREAARLDPDRVITERDYPPKSVAAFQKAREEFLRKSKPAALEVLSSPDKAEVILNGDAKGVTPAKLERFAEGEHFLLVKAPGYKPVAMKLQVPAQGLRQKIDLEKLGGTSSSQSGLAVGDLKDVNEQVRLGSALGKQAGVDKVVLVSLEEVGWNHKISARMIDTPYRASHKLQSVEVLDLPKDTRPASQVIAKQLAEASRLDLAKDPKKYADSDVIVIGKKKKRAWYKSPWLWGAVGVAVAGGTAGVLLMSGGGGSADDGSTSVSLSGPSGRTP
- the aroE gene encoding shikimate dehydrogenase produces the protein MPRPRIKQIAVIGDPVSHSLSPAMQNAAIARLELPYRYRAIRVRPGELPAFLKGKATRLEGFNVTVPHKEAIVPLLDRLAYEAELIGAVNTVLRREGKWLGFNTDGAGYLMSLQADAKFSVRGKRVVLLGAGGAARGIAVALVLAKARHVVVANRTLARAEGLVQDLGFRLGKASLSASPLEGKGFERELGRADLLVNTTRVGLGGSSFESFPWKKLKKGALVSDIVYIPRHTPFLKAAKKMKHPIHTGEGMLVFQGALALEIWTGAKPDPKLMRRAILKNLR